The sequence below is a genomic window from Qipengyuania flava.
CGTTGCCGTTGGCGCAGCCCGAAACGATGTCCCACCACACCCGGAAGAACGGCGCGAAGGCCGGATCGCCGGTAATGGCATAGACCGTTTGCGCGCAGGCCCGGCGCGAGGCGCTGCGCTCGGCAGGAAAGGCGGTGTCGAGCGCCAGCGCGAATTGGTCGGCAAGGTAATCGAGCAGCGCGGCGACAAGCTGCCCCTTGCTGCCGAAATGGTAGATCAGCATCCGGTCGCTCGTCCCCGCGGCCTTGGCGAGCGGTCTCAGGGAGAGCTCGGCGAGCCCGTGCTGCATGACATGGGCGGCCAGCAGCGGGAGGAGCGTTTCGCGGGACATGCGGGAGGGTGCCATGCGCGCACTTGTAGCGAGTGCTACATGAAGCTACAAGTGTAGCACTCGCTACATACGATTCGGGAGCCTGACGTCATGACACCGTTCGAGTATCTCGCCGCCGGCGGCCTCCTCGCCGTAGT
It includes:
- a CDS encoding TetR/AcrR family transcriptional regulator; the protein is MSRETLLPLLAAHVMQHGLAELSLRPLAKAAGTSDRMLIYHFGSKGQLVAALLDYLADQFALALDTAFPAERSASRRACAQTVYAITGDPAFAPFFRVWWDIVSGCANGNAAYLEAAGRIMDRLLDWVVDHLPEDEPDPQAGARAVLTAIEGSQMLRAVGRGDMGEAGLAALEG